A genomic stretch from Xiphophorus maculatus strain JP 163 A chromosome 16, X_maculatus-5.0-male, whole genome shotgun sequence includes:
- the gpatch8 gene encoding G patch domain-containing protein 8 isoform X1 — MADRFSRFNEERDFQGGNHFDQYEEGQLELEQASLDKPIESDNIGHRLLQKHGWKLGQGLGKAMQGRTDPVPIVLKYDVMGMGRMEMELDYAEDATEKRRVLEVEKEDTEELRQKYKDQVEKEKAIAKALEDLRANFYCELCDKQYTKHQEFDNHINSYDHAHKQRLKELKQREFARNVSSRSRKDGKKQEKMLRRLHELAEQRKQDKQNRTPGSGPMFKTTTVAVDGEKEGDGDGVPLENPVFTDSIIEGSPSEKTGQSSPKPSPTLNFSLGKNTSTSSSSSPTPTGASKVSVSFSFAKKAPVKLETAAAVFADPGEEAVEEEENQEGEKAGGQEETSGCSTESPRRVPEGDEGGEKGGAAGAEDIQQPDDGGSLASTLNKLKMMMKKDEGFCGQEPQYYHYVPPAHCRVKPNFQFLLFMKASEQCQSKDDEDEDEVEEVQKSEESSDPTESKETECKTEQEQGEDVSATEPEPSPLSPMVKTEDKISSCEQETVSTAPTSPTQKAENTQSTLDTNTGPKVPMGPFFPVLSKDESTTLQWPTELLEFTKAQPSLSYSCNPLYFDFKLSRNKGLRGGKSAKSLKPGEEADDKGQVVATSTAEAAETEPEACTDKETPEMKENPSQPGPDEQNPTTASSSTKKKKKKKKHKKSGKHSKRKGKEKDAAGDAEENMEATQEKPKKKKKHKRKKSKNKAQDQEEVAGDDKEKIKPKSEDKAAGSSAQSTAGRTTGAEPGKRKRAAKEVPSKSGAEQGGSGKNNDKSNSSEDHGSSKRQKTDSSGSQNASCSTSAQKSPGHGRPPSSESEEEGGSNTQHSRHHRSSPREQRRHHSEESRRSHSRSSRRGERRGSSRRRHRGQTSRSRSYSSSSGRSSARSSAYSHRSRSYSDSYSDYSTEGRRRRRSKRSSDSEYERRGSRGRRRSRRHQYSSSSSDDSRSRSRSYSRRKRHRRHHHSSSRSSSSWSRSTSTRSWRRSYSRSRSSASRSSSSNKGSPHRRSTRGRADSDTNRRDFNRSRIYRSQSPRTSSRSLNRSHTSTSQTLRPVGSRDAGEHKNMLTARQLLERVQSKKSSEDSASGTKSGIKIKDPPQGYFGPKLPPALGSKAMLPLFGKLQAGKKPLIPLTRPDEGEKSGTGKGSEADGEVILVEPIREFPPPPPPPAPPVQKVEEVQQNTATQEETQQQSATEEQVHQEPQPLLEQDPSMIMPQYQADPGQDPSQNPMMESIMPEMQQQQPVHGYPVYHPSSLEEDGIEAEEDGLAPLESQPITFTPEEMEKYSKLQQAAQQHIQQQLLAKQVKAFPSAAAAAAAAAAAAANLAPAPPPPALQQIHIQQPTVSVASGTSITTVQHAILQHHAATAAAMGIHPAHAHHPHPAHAQLAQVHHIPQHHLTPISLSPLGPSLGHSLGHSLGHAGLIPAHPTAFLSGQPIHIIPASALHHTPLALHHVPHAALYPTLFAPRPSQAAAAAALQLHPLLHPIFSGQDLQHPPNHGS, encoded by the exons GACGCACCGACCCTGTGCCCATTGTTCTTAAATATGATGTCATGGGGATGGGCCGAATGGAGATGGAG CTGGACTATGCAGAGGATGCCACAGAGAAGCGGAGAGTGCTTGAAGTGGAAAAAGAGGATACAGAAGAGCTGCGGCAAAAATACAAG GACCAGgtggaaaaagagaaagctATCGCAAAAGCTTTGGAAGACCTGAGGGCGAATTTCTACTGCGAGCTTTGTGACAAGCAGTACACTAAACACCAGGAATTTGACAACCACATTAACTCGTACGACCATGCCCACAAacag AGGTTAAAAGAGCTAAAGCAGAGAGAGTTTGCTCGCAATGTGTCCTCCCGCTCTCGGAAAGATGGAAAGAAGCAAGAGAAGATGCTGCGTCGACTGCATGAGTTGGCTGAGCAGAGGAAACAGGACAAACAGAACCG CACTCCTGGAAGTGGCCCCATGTTCAAAACAACCACAGTTGCTGTTGATGGTGAGAAAGAAGGAGATGGGGATGGCGTGCCACTTGAGAACCCCGTTTTTACAGATTCCATTATTGAAGGTTCACCGTCAGAGAAAACTGGCCAATCTTCCCCAAAGCCCAGCCCAACTTTAAATTTTTCTCTGGGGAAGAACACATCCacatcctcatcttcatctccaACCCCTACTGGTGCATCAAAAGTCAGTGTATCATTCTCTTTTGCGAAGAAAGCCCCAGTAAAGTTGGAGACGGCAGCGGCTGTGTTTGCTGATCCTGGCGAGGAGGctgtggaggaagaggagaatcAGGAAGGGGAAAAAGCTGGAGGACAAGAGGAGACATCTGGCTGCAGCACAGAGAGTCCCAGAAGAGTACCTGAAGGAGATGAAGGAGGGGAGAAAGGTGGTGCAGCTGGGGCAGAAGATATCCAGCAGCCTGATGATGGAGGCTCCTTGGCCTCGACTTTGAACAAACTTAAGATGATGATGAAAAAGGATGAAGGATTTTGTGGACAAGAACCACAGTACTACCATTACGTCCCACCAGCTCATTGTCGTGTAAAGCCCAACTTCCAGTTTTTGTTGTTCATGAAGGCTTCTGAGCAGTGCCAGAGCAAAGAtgatgaggatgaagatgaagtAGAGGAAGttcaaaaatctgaagaaagcTCTGATCCAACAGAGTCCAAAGAAACTGAGTGTAAAACTGAACAAGAACAAGGTGAGGATGTGTCAgcaactgaaccagaaccatctCCTTTGTCGCCTATGGTGAAGACGGAGGACAAGATCTCTTCTTGTGAGCAAGAGACGGTTTCAACTGCTCCCACTTCTCCTACTCAGAAAGCAGAGAACACACAGAGCACACTCGATACAAACACTGGTCCAAAAGTCCCAATGGGTCCCTTCTTCCCCGTCCTGAGTAAAGATGAAAGTACCACTTTACAGTGGCCTACGGAGCTTCTTGAATTTACAAAAGCTCAGCCTTCACTATCTTACAGCTGTAATCCTCTCTACTTTGACTTTAAGCTTTCAAGAAATAAAGGACTGCGTGGTGGGAAATCAGCAAAGTCCCTCAAGCCTGGAGAAGAGGCTGATGACAAAGGACAAGTTGTAGCTACTTCAACAGCTGAAGCCGCTGAAACCGAACCTGAAGCATGCACTGATAAAGAGACGCCTGAGATGAAGGAAAATCCCAGCCAGCCAGGACCCGATGAGCAAAATCCCACGACTGCCAGTAGTAGCacgaaaaagaagaagaagaagaagaagcataAGAAATCGGGAAAGCATTCAAAAcgcaaaggaaaagaaaaagatgcagcTGGTGATGCAGAAGAGAATATGGAGGCAACGCAAGAAAAGcctaaaaagaagaagaaacacaaacggaaaaagagcaaaaacaaagctCAAGATCAAGAAGAGGTGGCAGGtgatgacaaagaaaaaattaaaccaaagtCAGAAGATAAAGCTGCTGGTTCCTCTGCTCAGTCCACAGCTGGAAGAACAACAGGAGCAGAGCCAGGTAAAAGGAAACGCGCTGCAAAAGAAGTGCCTTCTAAATCTGGAGCAGAACAAGGAGGAAGTGGAAAAAATAACGACAAGAGCAACTCCTCAGAAGATCACGGTAGctctaaaagacaaaaaacggACTCGAGCGGATCGCAAAACGCGTCATGTTCTACCTCTGCTCAGAAAAGTCCAGGTCACGGTAGACCACCCAGCAGCGAGAGCGAGGAGGAAGGTGGCTCCAACACCCAGCATTCACGTCATCACAGGTCCAGCCCACGAGAGCAGCGGCGCCACCACAGCGAAGAGTCCAGACGGTCCCACAGCCGCTCATCAAGGCGGGGAGAACGACGCGGCAGCAGCCGGCGGCGGCATCGTGGCCAAACCTCCCGCAGTCGCTCCTACTCCAGCAGTTCTGGGCGCTCCTCAGCAAGAAGTAGCGCCTACAGTCACCGCAGCCGCAGTTACTCCGACAGCTACAGTGACTACAGCACGGAAGGCCGCCGGCGGAGGCGCTCTAAACGTTCATCCGACTCAGAGTATGAGCGGCGGGGCAGTCGAGGTCGCAGGCGATCCAGAAGACATCAATACTCCTCTTCATCCTCGGACGATTCCCGCTCTCGTTCTCGCAGCTACAGCAGGAGGAAGCGGCACCGGcggcaccaccacagcagctcgaGAAGCTCCAGCAGCTGGAGTCGCAGCACCAGCACAAGATCCTGGAGGCGAAGCTATAGCCGGAGCCGAAGCTCAGCGAGTCGCTCCTCCAGTTCCAACAAAGGCTCGCCTCACCGACGGAGCACCAGGGGTCGGGCAGACAGCGACACAAATCGCAGAGACTTCAACCGCTCTCGGATTTATCGCTCGCAGTCTCCCCGCACGTCATCGCGAAGCCTCAATCGGAGCCACACATCCACTTCCCAGACTTTGAGGCCAGTCGGGTCTCGTGATGCAGGGGAACACAAGAACATGCTCACAGCGCGGCAGCTGCTCGAGAGGGTTCAGTCCAAGAAAAGTTCAGAGGATTCTGCCTCCGGAACGAAATCTGGGATTAAGATTAAGGATCCACCACAGGGTTACTTTGGTCCTAAATTACCACCAGCCCTGGGAAGCAAAGCCATGTTGCCCCTCTTTGGTAAGCTGCAAGCAGGGAAGAAACCTTTGATTCCCCTAACGAGACCCGATGAGGGAGAGAAATCAGGAACGGGGAAGGGTTCTGAAGCGGATGGAGAGGTTATCCTAGTAGAACCTATAAGGGAgttccctcctcctccaccacctccagCGCCACCAGTGCAGAAGGTCGAGGAGGTGCAGCAGAACACAGCAACACAGGAAGAGACACAGCAGCAGTCAGCTACAGAAGAGCAAGTACACCAAGAACCACAGCCACTCCTTGAACAAGATCCTTCCATGATTATGCCCCAGTATCAAGCAGATCCAGGTCAAGACCCCTCCCAGAACCCCATGATGGAGTCCATCATGCCTGaaatgcagcaacagcagcCGGTTCATGGTTACCCTGTTTACCACCCCTCCAGTCTGGAGGAAGATGGCATCGAAGCGGAGGAGGATGGCCTGGCGCCATTGGAGAGTCAGCCAATCACGTTCACGCCAGAGGAGATGGAGAAGTACAGCAAGCTGCAACAGGCGGCGCAACAACAcattcagcagcagcttctggCCAAGCAGGTCAAGGCCTTCCCCTcggctgctgctgccgctgccgccgctgctgcagcagctgctaacTTAGCCCCAGCGCCCCCTCCACCAGCCCTGCAGCAGATCCACATTCAGCAGCCAACCGTCTCTGTCGCCTCCGGCACATCCATCACGACTGTCCAACATGCCATCCTGCAGCACCACGCAGCCACCGCTGCTGCAATGGGCATCCACCCCGCACATGCCCACCATCCTCACCCTGCACATGCTCAGCTAGCACAGGTGCATCACATTCCCCAGCACCACCTTACTCCCATCTCCCTGTCCCCGTTAGGCCCCTCTCTTGGTCATTCTTTGGGACACTCTCTGGGACATGCGGGGCTTATTCCTGCCCACCCAACAGCCTTCCTGTCCGGTCAGCCTATTCATATTATCCCTGCTTCTGCACTTCATCACACACCCTTGGCTCTCCACCATGTCCCGCACGCAGCCCTCTACCCAACACTATTCGCACCTCGGCCGTCCCAGGCTGCTGCAGCGGCGGCTCTCCAGCTGCACCCACTTCTGCACCCAATATTCTCAGGACAGGACCTCCAACACCCGCCTAACCATGGCTCTTGA
- the gpatch8 gene encoding G patch domain-containing protein 8 isoform X4: MGMGRMEMELDYAEDATEKRRVLEVEKEDTEELRQKYKDQVEKEKAIAKALEDLRANFYCELCDKQYTKHQEFDNHINSYDHAHKQRLKELKQREFARNVSSRSRKDGKKQEKMLRRLHELAEQRKQDKQNRTPGSGPMFKTTTVAVDGEKEGDGDGVPLENPVFTDSIIEGSPSEKTGQSSPKPSPTLNFSLGKNTSTSSSSSPTPTGASKVSVSFSFAKKAPVKLETAAAVFADPGEEAVEEEENQEGEKAGGQEETSGCSTESPRRVPEGDEGGEKGGAAGAEDIQQPDDGGSLASTLNKLKMMMKKDEGFCGQEPQYYHYVPPAHCRVKPNFQFLLFMKASEQCQSKDDEDEDEVEEVQKSEESSDPTESKETECKTEQEQGEDVSATEPEPSPLSPMVKTEDKISSCEQETVSTAPTSPTQKAENTQSTLDTNTGPKVPMGPFFPVLSKDESTTLQWPTELLEFTKAQPSLSYSCNPLYFDFKLSRNKGLRGGKSAKSLKPGEEADDKGQVVATSTAEAAETEPEACTDKETPEMKENPSQPGPDEQNPTTASSSTKKKKKKKKHKKSGKHSKRKGKEKDAAGDAEENMEATQEKPKKKKKHKRKKSKNKAQDQEEVAGDDKEKIKPKSEDKAAGSSAQSTAGRTTGAEPGKRKRAAKEVPSKSGAEQGGSGKNNDKSNSSEDHGSSKRQKTDSSGSQNASCSTSAQKSPGHGRPPSSESEEEGGSNTQHSRHHRSSPREQRRHHSEESRRSHSRSSRRGERRGSSRRRHRGQTSRSRSYSSSSGRSSARSSAYSHRSRSYSDSYSDYSTEGRRRRRSKRSSDSEYERRGSRGRRRSRRHQYSSSSSDDSRSRSRSYSRRKRHRRHHHSSSRSSSSWSRSTSTRSWRRSYSRSRSSASRSSSSNKGSPHRRSTRGRADSDTNRRDFNRSRIYRSQSPRTSSRSLNRSHTSTSQTLRPVGSRDAGEHKNMLTARQLLERVQSKKSSEDSASGTKSGIKIKDPPQGYFGPKLPPALGSKAMLPLFGKLQAGKKPLIPLTRPDEGEKSGTGKGSEADGEVILVEPIREFPPPPPPPAPPVQKVEEVQQNTATQEETQQQSATEEQVHQEPQPLLEQDPSMIMPQYQADPGQDPSQNPMMESIMPEMQQQQPVHGYPVYHPSSLEEDGIEAEEDGLAPLESQPITFTPEEMEKYSKLQQAAQQHIQQQLLAKQVKAFPSAAAAAAAAAAAAANLAPAPPPPALQQIHIQQPTVSVASGTSITTVQHAILQHHAATAAAMGIHPAHAHHPHPAHAQLAQVHHIPQHHLTPISLSPLGPSLGHSLGHSLGHAGLIPAHPTAFLSGQPIHIIPASALHHTPLALHHVPHAALYPTLFAPRPSQAAAAAALQLHPLLHPIFSGQDLQHPPNHGS, translated from the exons ATGGGGATGGGCCGAATGGAGATGGAG CTGGACTATGCAGAGGATGCCACAGAGAAGCGGAGAGTGCTTGAAGTGGAAAAAGAGGATACAGAAGAGCTGCGGCAAAAATACAAG GACCAGgtggaaaaagagaaagctATCGCAAAAGCTTTGGAAGACCTGAGGGCGAATTTCTACTGCGAGCTTTGTGACAAGCAGTACACTAAACACCAGGAATTTGACAACCACATTAACTCGTACGACCATGCCCACAAacag AGGTTAAAAGAGCTAAAGCAGAGAGAGTTTGCTCGCAATGTGTCCTCCCGCTCTCGGAAAGATGGAAAGAAGCAAGAGAAGATGCTGCGTCGACTGCATGAGTTGGCTGAGCAGAGGAAACAGGACAAACAGAACCG CACTCCTGGAAGTGGCCCCATGTTCAAAACAACCACAGTTGCTGTTGATGGTGAGAAAGAAGGAGATGGGGATGGCGTGCCACTTGAGAACCCCGTTTTTACAGATTCCATTATTGAAGGTTCACCGTCAGAGAAAACTGGCCAATCTTCCCCAAAGCCCAGCCCAACTTTAAATTTTTCTCTGGGGAAGAACACATCCacatcctcatcttcatctccaACCCCTACTGGTGCATCAAAAGTCAGTGTATCATTCTCTTTTGCGAAGAAAGCCCCAGTAAAGTTGGAGACGGCAGCGGCTGTGTTTGCTGATCCTGGCGAGGAGGctgtggaggaagaggagaatcAGGAAGGGGAAAAAGCTGGAGGACAAGAGGAGACATCTGGCTGCAGCACAGAGAGTCCCAGAAGAGTACCTGAAGGAGATGAAGGAGGGGAGAAAGGTGGTGCAGCTGGGGCAGAAGATATCCAGCAGCCTGATGATGGAGGCTCCTTGGCCTCGACTTTGAACAAACTTAAGATGATGATGAAAAAGGATGAAGGATTTTGTGGACAAGAACCACAGTACTACCATTACGTCCCACCAGCTCATTGTCGTGTAAAGCCCAACTTCCAGTTTTTGTTGTTCATGAAGGCTTCTGAGCAGTGCCAGAGCAAAGAtgatgaggatgaagatgaagtAGAGGAAGttcaaaaatctgaagaaagcTCTGATCCAACAGAGTCCAAAGAAACTGAGTGTAAAACTGAACAAGAACAAGGTGAGGATGTGTCAgcaactgaaccagaaccatctCCTTTGTCGCCTATGGTGAAGACGGAGGACAAGATCTCTTCTTGTGAGCAAGAGACGGTTTCAACTGCTCCCACTTCTCCTACTCAGAAAGCAGAGAACACACAGAGCACACTCGATACAAACACTGGTCCAAAAGTCCCAATGGGTCCCTTCTTCCCCGTCCTGAGTAAAGATGAAAGTACCACTTTACAGTGGCCTACGGAGCTTCTTGAATTTACAAAAGCTCAGCCTTCACTATCTTACAGCTGTAATCCTCTCTACTTTGACTTTAAGCTTTCAAGAAATAAAGGACTGCGTGGTGGGAAATCAGCAAAGTCCCTCAAGCCTGGAGAAGAGGCTGATGACAAAGGACAAGTTGTAGCTACTTCAACAGCTGAAGCCGCTGAAACCGAACCTGAAGCATGCACTGATAAAGAGACGCCTGAGATGAAGGAAAATCCCAGCCAGCCAGGACCCGATGAGCAAAATCCCACGACTGCCAGTAGTAGCacgaaaaagaagaagaagaagaagaagcataAGAAATCGGGAAAGCATTCAAAAcgcaaaggaaaagaaaaagatgcagcTGGTGATGCAGAAGAGAATATGGAGGCAACGCAAGAAAAGcctaaaaagaagaagaaacacaaacggaaaaagagcaaaaacaaagctCAAGATCAAGAAGAGGTGGCAGGtgatgacaaagaaaaaattaaaccaaagtCAGAAGATAAAGCTGCTGGTTCCTCTGCTCAGTCCACAGCTGGAAGAACAACAGGAGCAGAGCCAGGTAAAAGGAAACGCGCTGCAAAAGAAGTGCCTTCTAAATCTGGAGCAGAACAAGGAGGAAGTGGAAAAAATAACGACAAGAGCAACTCCTCAGAAGATCACGGTAGctctaaaagacaaaaaacggACTCGAGCGGATCGCAAAACGCGTCATGTTCTACCTCTGCTCAGAAAAGTCCAGGTCACGGTAGACCACCCAGCAGCGAGAGCGAGGAGGAAGGTGGCTCCAACACCCAGCATTCACGTCATCACAGGTCCAGCCCACGAGAGCAGCGGCGCCACCACAGCGAAGAGTCCAGACGGTCCCACAGCCGCTCATCAAGGCGGGGAGAACGACGCGGCAGCAGCCGGCGGCGGCATCGTGGCCAAACCTCCCGCAGTCGCTCCTACTCCAGCAGTTCTGGGCGCTCCTCAGCAAGAAGTAGCGCCTACAGTCACCGCAGCCGCAGTTACTCCGACAGCTACAGTGACTACAGCACGGAAGGCCGCCGGCGGAGGCGCTCTAAACGTTCATCCGACTCAGAGTATGAGCGGCGGGGCAGTCGAGGTCGCAGGCGATCCAGAAGACATCAATACTCCTCTTCATCCTCGGACGATTCCCGCTCTCGTTCTCGCAGCTACAGCAGGAGGAAGCGGCACCGGcggcaccaccacagcagctcgaGAAGCTCCAGCAGCTGGAGTCGCAGCACCAGCACAAGATCCTGGAGGCGAAGCTATAGCCGGAGCCGAAGCTCAGCGAGTCGCTCCTCCAGTTCCAACAAAGGCTCGCCTCACCGACGGAGCACCAGGGGTCGGGCAGACAGCGACACAAATCGCAGAGACTTCAACCGCTCTCGGATTTATCGCTCGCAGTCTCCCCGCACGTCATCGCGAAGCCTCAATCGGAGCCACACATCCACTTCCCAGACTTTGAGGCCAGTCGGGTCTCGTGATGCAGGGGAACACAAGAACATGCTCACAGCGCGGCAGCTGCTCGAGAGGGTTCAGTCCAAGAAAAGTTCAGAGGATTCTGCCTCCGGAACGAAATCTGGGATTAAGATTAAGGATCCACCACAGGGTTACTTTGGTCCTAAATTACCACCAGCCCTGGGAAGCAAAGCCATGTTGCCCCTCTTTGGTAAGCTGCAAGCAGGGAAGAAACCTTTGATTCCCCTAACGAGACCCGATGAGGGAGAGAAATCAGGAACGGGGAAGGGTTCTGAAGCGGATGGAGAGGTTATCCTAGTAGAACCTATAAGGGAgttccctcctcctccaccacctccagCGCCACCAGTGCAGAAGGTCGAGGAGGTGCAGCAGAACACAGCAACACAGGAAGAGACACAGCAGCAGTCAGCTACAGAAGAGCAAGTACACCAAGAACCACAGCCACTCCTTGAACAAGATCCTTCCATGATTATGCCCCAGTATCAAGCAGATCCAGGTCAAGACCCCTCCCAGAACCCCATGATGGAGTCCATCATGCCTGaaatgcagcaacagcagcCGGTTCATGGTTACCCTGTTTACCACCCCTCCAGTCTGGAGGAAGATGGCATCGAAGCGGAGGAGGATGGCCTGGCGCCATTGGAGAGTCAGCCAATCACGTTCACGCCAGAGGAGATGGAGAAGTACAGCAAGCTGCAACAGGCGGCGCAACAACAcattcagcagcagcttctggCCAAGCAGGTCAAGGCCTTCCCCTcggctgctgctgccgctgccgccgctgctgcagcagctgctaacTTAGCCCCAGCGCCCCCTCCACCAGCCCTGCAGCAGATCCACATTCAGCAGCCAACCGTCTCTGTCGCCTCCGGCACATCCATCACGACTGTCCAACATGCCATCCTGCAGCACCACGCAGCCACCGCTGCTGCAATGGGCATCCACCCCGCACATGCCCACCATCCTCACCCTGCACATGCTCAGCTAGCACAGGTGCATCACATTCCCCAGCACCACCTTACTCCCATCTCCCTGTCCCCGTTAGGCCCCTCTCTTGGTCATTCTTTGGGACACTCTCTGGGACATGCGGGGCTTATTCCTGCCCACCCAACAGCCTTCCTGTCCGGTCAGCCTATTCATATTATCCCTGCTTCTGCACTTCATCACACACCCTTGGCTCTCCACCATGTCCCGCACGCAGCCCTCTACCCAACACTATTCGCACCTCGGCCGTCCCAGGCTGCTGCAGCGGCGGCTCTCCAGCTGCACCCACTTCTGCACCCAATATTCTCAGGACAGGACCTCCAACACCCGCCTAACCATGGCTCTTGA